In Thermofilum pendens Hrk 5, the sequence CGCCTACCCGGAGCCCTCGCGGTTCAACGTGCTGGAGGGGCTGGACGCCGTCTCGCTTGGGCTCGCCGTCTCCCTGGCTGTCTGGCCGTACATGGGCTTTGAGAGCGTAACGATACCGGTCGAGGAGGTGAAGAAGCCTCAGAGAGACGTACCACTCTCGATAATCCTCTCGATGGGTATCGTCACGGCGGTCTACGTGTTGATAGTGCTGTCGTTCCTGAGCCTCCTGGACTGGAAGTCGCTGGGGCTCGCGCAGGGGGACTGGGGGTCCCTGGCGAACCTCTCCTCGCCTTTATCCGACGTCGCGAGGTCGAGGGGGCTACTCGCGGTGGCAGTAGCGGTGATGCTGGGCGCGGTCTTCTCGACGGGCGGCGCCAGCGGGGTGTGGCTTCTCGACAGCGGGCGCTTCCCCTACGCCTTCTCGCAGGCGGGGGACCTTCCCAAGGTCCTCGGGAAGGTTCACGACCGCTACGGTACCCCGCACGTAGGGCTCCTGCTCTCGTCTATCGTGGCGAGCGCCGTGCTCGTACTCCTGCCGCTCTTCCCGGCGATCGCGCTTCTCGGCGTGATGACCTCGATAGTCCCGTACGCCGTGTCGTCCCTCGGGCTCGCCGTGCTACGCGGAAGGGGCGACTACAGGCCAGCCTTCAGGAACCCCTTCGGGAAGCTCGTTGCCTACGTCTCCTTCGTTTTCTCGACACTCGTGGCGTACTGGTCCTGCTGGCCGTGGACCCTCGTAGGAGCCCTGCTGACACTCGCCGTCGTCCCCGTCTTTGCGCGCGTAGCCGGGGTGGGGCTTAGGAGGGAGGACCTCTGGTACTTCGCCTACCTCTCGGGCTTGAGCGTCGTCTCCCTCCTCGGGGACCCGTACTTCGAGTACTACAACTTCCTCCCGGTGCACCCCCTGGGAGTCTTCAAGACCCCGGTGGACATAGCCGTCCTGGTGGTCTTCGCGTCGGCGTTCTTCTTCTACGTGGCGAGGACCCGGCGGTAGAAGGGGCTCTTTACTCGGCGAGGACCGGGAGGGCTCGGCCCGTTTTTCCTCCTTTCAGCCTCGTGAAGGAGAAGAGGGCCGCCGAGAGGTTTACCAGCGCGAGGACCCTGAACGTGTAGGCTATCGCGTCGACAAGGAGCGCCCTGCTGGTAGCGGTGTCCGAGGTCATTAGCTCTGCTCCTACGAGTAGCTGGGTTACCGTCTCGTAGGGGATCCTCGTGGAGATAAGTATTACCGCTATGTTCAGGCTTATAGTCATCCCGACGTTGAAGACTATGGCTCTAATAGCCGAGGCGACCCCCCTCCTCT encodes:
- a CDS encoding APC family permease, whose product is MSKLRRELGLLELVGISVGGIIGSGIFMMPSLTLSTAGLSALLAWILAGVAMTVVALVFAELGSAFGDTGGPYVYARAAFGRTVGFLVGWGYYVSCVLTVSAVTAAFVSYLGFFVPGLVEGQRLTPVGVLAGLAFLWFLTLLNYVGVKYGGLYASATTLLKVFALAIFAAAGLAYPEPSRFNVLEGLDAVSLGLAVSLAVWPYMGFESVTIPVEEVKKPQRDVPLSIILSMGIVTAVYVLIVLSFLSLLDWKSLGLAQGDWGSLANLSSPLSDVARSRGLLAVAVAVMLGAVFSTGGASGVWLLDSGRFPYAFSQAGDLPKVLGKVHDRYGTPHVGLLLSSIVASAVLVLLPLFPAIALLGVMTSIVPYAVSSLGLAVLRGRGDYRPAFRNPFGKLVAYVSFVFSTLVAYWSCWPWTLVGALLTLAVVPVFARVAGVGLRREDLWYFAYLSGLSVVSLLGDPYFEYYNFLPVHPLGVFKTPVDIAVLVVFASAFFFYVARTRR